A single region of the Alosa alosa isolate M-15738 ecotype Scorff River chromosome 6, AALO_Geno_1.1, whole genome shotgun sequence genome encodes:
- the LOC125296397 gene encoding secretagogin-like encodes MESAFDNLDAAGFLEIWQHFDSDDNGYIEGKELDDFFRHMMEKLAPQDQVTEEKVQQLKQRFMSAYDDSADGRLQIQELANMILPEDENFLLVFRRETPLDNSVDFMKIWRKYDMDSSGYINAMELKSFLKDLFAQHKKDVPSSKLDEYIYAMIKTFDKNKDGRLDLNDLARILALQENFLLQFKMDASSQEDRKRDFEKIFSHYDVSKTGALEGPEVDGFVKDMMELVRPNITGPELDKLRAILLRHCDVNNDGKIQINELALCLGLKSKP; translated from the exons ATGGAGAGCGCTTTCGACAACTTGGACGCAGCAGGATTTCTGGAAATTTGGCAACATTTTGATTCTGATG ATAATGGCTATATTGAGGGGAAGGAACTCGACGATTTTTTCCGGCATATGATGGAGAAACTGGCACCCCAG GATCAGGTAACAGAAGAGAAGGTCCAGCAGCTCAAGCAGCGCTTCATGTCCGCCTATGATGACTCAGCAGACGGGCGTCTACAAATTCAAGAG CTGGCAAACATGATTCTCCCAGAGGATGAGAACTTCCTGTTGGTCTTTCGTAGGGAAACCCCTCTGGATAACAGCGTTGACTTTATGAAG ATCTGGAGGAAGTATGACATGGACAGCAGTGGCTATATCAATGCCATGGAGTTAAAG AGTTTCCTAAAGGACCTGTTTGCCCAGCATAAAAAAGATGTCCCCTCCTCTAAGTTGGATGAATACATATATGCCATG ATTAAAACTTTTGACAAAAATAAAGATGGGCGTTTGGATCTAAATGATTTAGCCAG GATTCTGGCTTTACAAGAAAACTTCCTGTTGCAGTTTAAGATGGAT GCATCCAGTCAAGAGGATCGGAAACGTGACTTTGAAAAGATATTTTCCCACTATGATGTT AGCAAGACTGGAGCCCTAGAGGGGCCGGAGGTGGACGGCTTCGTAAAGGACATGATGGAGCTGGTCAGG CCCAACATCACTGGACCTGAGCTGGACAAGCTTCGGGCCATCCTCTTGCGCCACTGCGACGTCAACAACGACGGGAAGATCCAGATTAACGAGCTGGCCCTTTGTCTGGGGTTGAAGTCCAAACCCTGA